TTCTCATGAGTGTCGATAAAGGGAAAAAGAAAAAGAAGAAAAATAAAGAAGAATTGAATGCCATGAAAGGCGGGAAAGAAAGACATCGCAGAAATCGTTCTTAGATTAGAATACGCATCATTTTATATGGTAAAAACGCTCGGTGTTGAGAAATCAAGACTCCGGGCTTTCTTTGCTATGCAAAAACACCGGATAAACGTTACATCCTGCATCAGAATGCCGCATTTATCCGGTTGATAAGACCAGCTTTGCCTTTAACGGTCGCGCAATATCAGATAATCCAACAGCTGATCAAAGAAAGGAATCTCCGGAAGCTGTGCTAATTCTTGTCGGGCTGCCAAATAATGCTCCCACATCTCCTTTTGCGCCGCTTCCCTGCCGAGAATGGACACAAAAGTCGTATTTTGATTCCGATAGTCGCTTCCCGGTTGCTTCCCTAACAATTTCGAATCGCCGGTTATATCCAATAAATCATCTTTAATTTGAAAAGCAATCCCTGCGTGACGAGCGAAACGTTTGACGGTCTGTTTCCGCTCTTCCGATGCACCGGCAGCAATCAGCGGCATCATCCAAGCTGCTTCAAATCCAAGGGCCGTTTTATACATCGATAATTCTTCCAGTTCCTCAAGCGTTAATGATTTCCCTTTAGCATGTAAATCAACGTATTGCCCCTGACACATATGTTGCGTTGTTCTGGTCGAATAAGCAATCAATTCCAGCAGGCTGCTTGGGTCTTGATGTTCGATATTAGCTTGCTCCTCAACAGCACGTTGTGTTAGCCAAAGCCCTGTAAGTTCTGCAGTCGCATGATTATATTTCTCATGCAGCGTCTGCTTGCCTCTTCGCTCCGGCGCATTATCCTGCGATGGCAAATCATCAAAAATAAGCGAGGCTGTATGCATATACTCTATCGATTTCACTAATGGCAATACGAAATGATCTGGCAAATTATAACCTTCTTTGGCCATTATCCACGTCATTATCGGACGCAATCGCTTGGCATTGCCTAACAAACTATAATCAGCCGCTTCTTCTAAAGTACCCATCCCTGATTCAAAACGGAGATGCTCTTCTATCTGATCCTTGACTTCCTTCATTTTCGTCCTGAACTGCTTCTTGGATTCCTCTTTTTGTTTTAATGTCGTTAAAAACTGATCCCGTATCCATTTATCAAAAAAAGCGACGTGTTGATTCCGGTTGACGACTTTTTCCAGAGCTTTCTCAAAATCCGTATCAAAAGAAAATTGCTGCATCAGCTCCTGGTAGCGTTCTTTTCCTAATCTTTCTTTCAACCGTTTGAGCCCGTTGACTGCCCGGTCCAGAATCATATCTCTTATCTCCGGTTTCCCCGGATAAACCTGATGGATAAAATAATAAATGACCGACCAATACATGGCAAAAGGATTGATGAAGTCGTTCCGTTGATGCTGATACGTTATAAAGTACGTATATGGCGTGACATTTTTATTAACAAGGTCTTCTTCCAAATCGGTTAAATCATCTGCAAGCTGATTATATAAACCGTAATGAAACATGTTTGACTCAATATGGTCCCCTTCAGAAAATGGTTTAAAAGAACGAATAATCAGTCGGGAAGAAGCTGATTTTAATATCACAGAAGTATACAAGTCTTCATTCGTATAATCGGGGTTATCCAATTGTTTTTCTCGGTCCAGCTCTTGCGCTTCAAAAAATAAATACGCATTTTCCAGGAACAACTGTCTATTCTCCGCCGGCTGGCATGATTGTAAATATTGAAATGCCTCAGACAGTTCTTGGTGGACAGCGGAAATGAACTGCCAGTGATTATCTTGCCAATCGGAGGCTTTTACTGGAAGTACTTCCCCGGTTAATAATGTTTGTTTGATAAAATAAGCAAACGTCTTCTTCTCCGAGACTGTTAATAAGTCTGCATCCAGAATATCATCAATGAATGGATAGGTTAACCCGTAATAGTAGCCGGTGCGGATTGCCTGATCCAGCAGCTGCCTTCTCAAGCTTTTCGAAGGCTCTCCATCTAACTCTTCTAATTCATGCATAATAACACCAGCAATAATCTTCATGATTTTTCTCCTGGCTTCCTGCTTATTCACTTGTTCAGGAAGGATGGAAGAAATATATTGCAACTTATCCATCACCCAAAAAAAAGCCTCTTCCAGCGATTCTTTCTTGGCCATTTGATATAACTCCGTCATGTGAAAAGGAACGATCTGGTCTTTCTTATTCAAATAGTTCTTTACACTTTCGGTAACCTCAGCGATTCTATTTTGCATTGTGTGCGAAGTAATATCTCTGCCAAGGTCACGAAAATAGATATAAGATATACTGCGGTGTAAATAAGAATCAAGCTGACCTGTCTTTGCTAAATAAGAAAGAAAAGACCGGCTTGGAGGATTTCCCCCTTTATCGAAATGAACCCACGTTTTCTTTTTGTTCTGCTGATATTGGGATAGTGTCTCCGTCAATGTAGACGCAAAGTTATCTTGTTGTATCTGGGCTTGCAGCGTGTGAAAATATGCTTTTGCCTGCTTTTGTTTCGCCTGAAAATATTCTTTTTCCATCGGCCTGTTCCGTCCTTCATGTTTTGTTAAGTAATTAAGTATATCATGAAACAGGGCAAACAATGATTCCAGAAGCAAAAACTTAACCGAATCTTTACATTTTAAACGCCATATATCTTATTCTCTCTGCGCTTTTAGCTGATCCTCCTTCTCCAGCTGAACAGCTTTGGGAACAGATAATTTAAACGCTAAATAAATAGAAAGGAAAGCCGCTACAATCTTTCCAAGCATAATTGGTAAAATTAAATTAGGCTGAAAGTTAGCAGTGAAGGATAAATGATCACCAAATACCGTCGCAATACACACAGAAAAGGCAATATTAATGACCTTATCCTTGGCCGGCATATCTTTCACCATGCGAAACATCGCCAGTGTATTGGCTACGGATGCTACCAGCCCCATGCTTCCCGCTTCCTGCATTCCCAAAGCTCCTGCCAGTTTTTGAAGCGGCTTTGCAAATACATTCCGGAATATATAAATAAAGGGAAAAGAACCTGCCAGCATAATTCCGATAAATCCAGCAACTTCCAGAGCTCTATACGTATCCGCTTCATCAGCAATGATGGGGTCAAATCCCCAGCCGCCAAACACAAAGCTGAAAAAGCCTGTAAAGTATTCCACAATAGAAAACACCAAGACTAATTTAATACCAACATCTAAAAACTTACCGTAAAATAAAAAGCCTTTAATCATCTTATTCGGATACAGTTTTAACCCAATAGCCAGCAAAATCACAAAAAGAAGCAGCGGAATCATGGTGATGAAAATTTCCGAAAAACTTAACATTAACGGGTATAAAGACTGTGCATTCGTCGAAACAGCTTCTCTGATTTCCGGTTTGGAAATCGCAATAAATAGACAAGAAACAAGGATTCCTACCGGGATGGTTAATATTCCTGCCATAACGCCTAAAGCCATATATTTATAATCTTTTTTAGTAATAAGCGCCAGTCCAACCGGAATCAAAAATGTCAGCGTCGGCCCCAGAAAATAGCCGACCACCATCGCGATAATCCATGATTCTCTTGTGTCTGCCAGCGCATCCGCTAATTGATAACCTCCCATATCGACCGCTATCATCGACGTTGCGGCAATGGCAGAGTCGATTCCAAATTGGTTAAGAAAAGGACCAATAACAGAAGATATAAACTGTGATAAATACGGAATAGATGCCATAATCCCTGCGCAAGGTATAAAAACCTGACCAATCACATAAAAGCCTTCCATAAACTCTCTGCCAAGCCCTGTTTCTGCATTTTTTATTGCGGCAAATGCACCTGCCACTGCACATGCCATAATCATATAAATAATTAAATCACTGATAAAAGCCATTCTTTATGTATACTCCTTCCTTATAACGATTGCTCTGTATTCGTACTATCCGGTAATCACCTTTCCTTCTTCTATCTATTTTTTCAGATGATGATCAATATGATTTACTATACATTTA
The nucleotide sequence above comes from Oceanobacillus timonensis. Encoded proteins:
- a CDS encoding polyprenyl synthetase family protein, whose protein sequence is MEKEYFQAKQKQAKAYFHTLQAQIQQDNFASTLTETLSQYQQNKKKTWVHFDKGGNPPSRSFLSYLAKTGQLDSYLHRSISYIYFRDLGRDITSHTMQNRIAEVTESVKNYLNKKDQIVPFHMTELYQMAKKESLEEAFFWVMDKLQYISSILPEQVNKQEARRKIMKIIAGVIMHELEELDGEPSKSLRRQLLDQAIRTGYYYGLTYPFIDDILDADLLTVSEKKTFAYFIKQTLLTGEVLPVKASDWQDNHWQFISAVHQELSEAFQYLQSCQPAENRQLFLENAYLFFEAQELDREKQLDNPDYTNEDLYTSVILKSASSRLIIRSFKPFSEGDHIESNMFHYGLYNQLADDLTDLEEDLVNKNVTPYTYFITYQHQRNDFINPFAMYWSVIYYFIHQVYPGKPEIRDMILDRAVNGLKRLKERLGKERYQELMQQFSFDTDFEKALEKVVNRNQHVAFFDKWIRDQFLTTLKQKEESKKQFRTKMKEVKDQIEEHLRFESGMGTLEEAADYSLLGNAKRLRPIMTWIMAKEGYNLPDHFVLPLVKSIEYMHTASLIFDDLPSQDNAPERRGKQTLHEKYNHATAELTGLWLTQRAVEEQANIEHQDPSSLLELIAYSTRTTQHMCQGQYVDLHAKGKSLTLEELEELSMYKTALGFEAAWMMPLIAAGASEERKQTVKRFARHAGIAFQIKDDLLDITGDSKLLGKQPGSDYRNQNTTFVSILGREAAQKEMWEHYLAARQELAQLPEIPFFDQLLDYLILRDR
- the eutH gene encoding ethanolamine utilization protein EutH, producing the protein MAFISDLIIYMIMACAVAGAFAAIKNAETGLGREFMEGFYVIGQVFIPCAGIMASIPYLSQFISSVIGPFLNQFGIDSAIAATSMIAVDMGGYQLADALADTRESWIIAMVVGYFLGPTLTFLIPVGLALITKKDYKYMALGVMAGILTIPVGILVSCLFIAISKPEIREAVSTNAQSLYPLMLSFSEIFITMIPLLLFVILLAIGLKLYPNKMIKGFLFYGKFLDVGIKLVLVFSIVEYFTGFFSFVFGGWGFDPIIADEADTYRALEVAGFIGIMLAGSFPFIYIFRNVFAKPLQKLAGALGMQEAGSMGLVASVANTLAMFRMVKDMPAKDKVINIAFSVCIATVFGDHLSFTANFQPNLILPIMLGKIVAAFLSIYLAFKLSVPKAVQLEKEDQLKAQRE